The DNA segment TCATGTTGTTCAGACTTGTTCTGACTGTCAGAAATTGTTGCAATTCTTGGCATTAATTTACtgcctgtgtgtgcgtgtgtatatgtgtatgtggagtAAGGGttctcattttgtgtgtgtgtgtgtgtgtgtgtgtgtgtgtgtgtgtgtgtataatatacacacacacacacacacacacagtaagataACCCTAActccatacaaacacacacacacacacacacacacacgtatatatactgtatatatacgtgtgtgtgtgtttgtatggagTTAGGGTtatcttactgtgtgtgtgtgtgtgtgtgtgtgtgaagtaagggctctcattgtgtgtgtgagtgtttgtgtggagTAAGGGTtatcttactgtgtgtgtgtgtgtgtgtgtgtggagtaaggGTTctcattgtgtatgtgtgtaataaaatttgctccctaagtgtgtgtgtagtaatggttctctcattgtgtgtgtctgtgtgtgtgtgtgtgtgtgtggagtaaagattctctcactgtgtgtttgtggagtaGGGGTTGtctcatagtgtgtgtgtggagtaagggttctttcattgtgtgtgtgtgtgtgtgtgtagtatgggttctcttactgtgtgtgtgtgtgtaataaagatTCACTTACTCAGTGGGTGTGTAGTAGGGTtctattattgtgtgtgtgtggagtaaggGTTTTGTCGTTGTGTGCGTGGAGTAAGGGTTCtctcacagtgtgtgtttgtggagaaagggttctttcactgtgtgtgcgtgtgaagaAAGGGTTctttaattttgtgtgtgtaataagggttctctcactgtgtgtgtgtggagaagggGTTCTttcatttagtgtgtgtgtggagtaagggttctttacctgtgtgtgtgtgtgagaagtggtTCTTTAATTTTGTGTGTAATAAGGGTTTTCtcattttatgtgtgtgtaactcttcttataaatgtagttatgtgcaggagaataaaacaataaaccgCATCCATCATTCCTACTGGTTTTTCATACGTCTTTTACTGTTTATAATTAAACATATTTGTTACTTGAGTAGAAATAAAGTAGAAAAGTAAAAGGACGAGTGCAACAGTAATTCCATTACCCTTTAAttcatcaataaatattttgtacagCCATGAAAGTTGAAACGCATTTCACCGTTCTATTTTTCcatatgagaaaaaaacaaccgTATAATCAAAAAAAGTGGGATGAATTATACACGTGATTGAGATCTTTagaaaaagtttacatttgccTTTCAGATACTAAGTGTTAAACaagagcaaacaaaaaaaattactgtcTCACCAAACACACATGGCTGTCGATAAATCACTGCAGAAAGATTACAGAAAGcagatatttataataattacaactACAGTGTCTAAATAACCTGCAGGAGGTAAACAGTGTCATAGGTAAGTAACAGAGAAACAACAGGTACTGTAAAAGAATAATTGATAAAATTAAGGTGCGCTTTAGACGTCGTCTTTGAACTTTCGAAATAATGTGGTAAAGGACACACGTGTTATATACAGTGTACTGATTTTGTAGACATGTTACCCATAACTGGATCTGTAACACTGAAGGCTATGGAAAGCTGGGACGTTTTTTTTCATCCATCGATCCAGCTGATGTGGTTTGTTCTACAGATGTACATCGTTAATATACAACTTGAACACAAAAAGTCGAGAATCACCGTATGAATATTTATACCGTATGACGTTTGCATTGCtctgaatgtaaatgttttgatttagaCGTTTCAGCCAACCAGATGTGAACCAGTTTAAGGTGTAAGCTGAAGGTGGAGAGGTTAAATCAGGTCAGATCAGAATCCGTTCTTTCTGTGGAATGCTGGTTGCagtggagaggagaaaaaaaccaGAGCTATGCATTTCTGAAAACTACGACTAGTGccacgttaaaaaaaaacattttagactTCGAAAATAGTCACAGCAATATGAGATTAAAGTGGTAATGTTTTAAGAAAAATCACAGAGAAACGTTTCGCTCGTTTGGTTACATCCTGTGTGATTTAGCAGTAaggaaattaatttataaacgGACACTGCAGTGATTTTGTAGGAAACTTGGTTtactcagaagaaaaaaaatcagacagacGTTGAGAAAATTGCCTCATTTCTGCAGTCTGAAGGATATCGATGTTTATATCGAAGAGGAGATGCTGTTTCTATGAGAATGATGATCGAAGAAATCGACCCTGAAGGAGATGAACACCGGTTCATGCTCACCGGTACTTCAGCCGGAGTCGATTTTTTTCTCGTAATGCAATGACTTCGAAATTCGTAATTATAGATTTTTTACGTTTTTGTTAACGTGGCACTTTTAGGCAATGAAAGCAATAGTAGTAGAAAGCAGAAATAGTAGAAAGCAATGttcaaaacaaaagtaaaaaaatatatatatttgtttagaaGCTCAGCAGCACCGTTTTCTACAGACAATTTTACTCCATTCGAGAtgcactacatggacaaaagcatGTGAACACCTGGGTATGTGGTCGGTACTCTAGTGCTCAAGTCTCCGACCTTTTGTTGAACCACAGACCAGTTTAACGGAAGATTTTTTCCACGGACTCAGGTGGGTGGGAGCTCACGCTCAAAACTACAAATAATAAcgtgcatattatattactatgatttaattattacatgtatctttataagtgtaaatgtaaCTGAACGCACCATAATACAGAATCAATGGCAGCTTAATTTatcaatgcattaaaaaaaaatttataaaaaaggaCAGGAATTAGCACAGGTGGAATCATCTATCAAGATATGgtcaattaaatgtttttatctttttttgtgcGGCTCGGTAACTGAATGATTCCATGGCCTGGTggtttacattcatggcatttggcataggtgcttatccagagtgacgtgcAAGTGAGAAGATGACAGTTAAAGACCTTGCTCAaggcagtggcagcttggtggaatttgaactcatgaccatctGGTGCCTTAAACACGGAGCTACTACCTCCCTGGTGGTTAAGGACCCCTGCTCTAGTGCACAAAGCGAGATAAACCCCTGGCAGTAACACGTCCTAATCCAATTGCATGTGGCCACCATTTCCATGTGTCCTGGAGAGCAGTGTCATTGACCGCAGATAGAAAAAATGCTATTGCTGTAATCTGCTGTTAGGAAATGGTGCAGAATGATCGTGCTCTCCACCTCCAGGCTAACATTTTTCATAATTCCATTCCTCGTCTCGTCTCTCATTCATTTGTAAGCTTTGTTGAAAACCACAGTTACATTAAATCTCATTTTGGGGGCATGGGTCTGCTAGAAAAATAACTGCAGGATGTATGTTTGGCAACATTTGTGAGAAAGAACTTGAGACACGCTGATTATGATGAACCGGAACACTGAGTGCACTCAAACCTCCACACCATCTGTCTCTCACGagtctcactaatgctcttttGGCTGAAGGATCACTAAACTCCAAATCCACAACCCTAGATCTACTAGAAAGCCTTTGCAGAAGAGTCAGTTCTAGATGCTATAGAGGAGACCATATTAGATTGAGATGTTCAATAAGGACATGTACTGTAGGTATCAAGTGTTCACATGCTTTTGGCCGTGTAGTATATGAATAACCACTTCAGCAAACGCTTGCgagatctttttttgtttgtcaattGTGCTGAAAGACTGAGTAATCTCAGTTTTGGACCCGTCTTTCTTTAAACTAGACTTCCCTCCCATTGACCTTCAGTCAGTTAATACTGCTTAGCATTAATGATTTAGCTTGTTCACAAAACATTTCCCTCTTACCAGCATGATTCAGTCCAAATTCCTGGACCCTTACATTCATCCTGAGAACATTCAGTACAAAAATAAGAAATGGATCGTAGCAGCATTAACCCTGCCTCACTGTAGAGAAAACGCAGTGAAAACATGCTTTGGATTGTTTTCGAAAAATTCCCACTCAAATCCCTCCCCCCTTCACAATACATGAAACTTTAAAACTGGGACAATTTTTGCTGATGCTGTTTCTAGTAGAATTAGTAATAAGGGAACTAGAATTCCCACAAACAGCGGATACTTACTATACCGGCCCATAGAACCTGTTTTATTAATCTTCTGAGTGAAGTATGAGTTCAGAGGCTTGTGGTTTGGAGCTGCGTTTGCTGTACAGGCTCAGGCTCGCAGTCTTTGACACCGCCGTCGTTTCGCATGTACATGAGGAACAGAGTCACCGTGGCAAACGTAGTGGCGTTGACAGGGAAAGCCCtgaggagagtagaggttagaCCACGAGTAAAAACCCTCCAGCCCTCCCTCTGCCAGCTCTGATGGACACAGTCCATGATCCCGTTGTATTTGTAAACTCCGCCCAAGCCGTCTGCCTGGAGGCGGGACTTGATGACGTCCACTGGATACGTCGATAGCCAGGACGCGATCCCCGACATGCCGCCTGCGAAGAGCAACTTCGGAATGATGTAAAGGTCGTCGGCTTCACACCCCAAGGAACGTGTCAGGACGTCGTAGGACAGGAAATACACGCCGAATCCTGGAGTCTCGCGGATAACGGTGGTCAGCATGCCACGGTTGATGCCCCTGAGGCCCTCTTTTTTGTAAATGCGAACTAAGCAGTCCAAGGAGTTCTTGTATACCTTCCTCAAAGACTTCTTCTCTCCGGTGCCCTGCATCTGCATGCGAGTCTTGGCGAGCTCCATGGGACAACAGATGACGCACTGGATAGCCCCGGCTGCAGCGCCAGCCAGAAACTGGTTCAGAGGGGTGTCTTTGCCCAGCATGCGCATCGCGTTGCCCTGCACGCCAAACACGATGGCGTTGATGAACGTCAGGCCCATCATTGGGGAGCCAATGCCTTTGTAGAGCCCAAATAACTGTAATAAGAAGGATTCGTTGTGAGATAAGGGCATCCACAAACTAAAAACACGTACTGTACTTAAACCCTAGTGAAAAAATCCAACATGGCAGCTAGtagtgtaacggtacacaaaattcacggttcggttaAATTACGGTACAGTTAGGgggcattttttattaatgtggtttattaatattaacatttgtgaacatcaacagttgacattttttttaaacaatttgaaataaaatggctgcttggtttaagtaaaaaatacaatattttaaaaataaaatagagtagatcaaataaatacacttttttattattttgatcgaatttaataaatggaaacattttattaaattgtttacatttgttagaacgtgtatatatgtagaatgtgtatacatgtgtgttttttacctTCAATgttaaattttctaaagatatgctCAACTTTAGTgtaagttaattaattaattcagcaTACTAtaacaaatgtctgcatttaagaaacacacattcaattaattaattaattaattaattaattaattccttccatcattcatttattcattcactctctcaattatgcggaattgtcaggagAGATTAGCAGAAATTTTTGAAGttgtacataaaacacaaaagaatacACATCGCTAGACTGTCGTAaagatggttaaaatgacaGAAAGTGGCAGCGGTTTCGcacatgcgcaaaacaaaattTGAGATTCGCAGTACTAATAGTTTTTCCAGTACGAACCCAGTAGCTACAGTGAGActgcgctcaaagtgcgaggcagagactaaacaaacttgcggtccaccaCTCAATATGTTTTTGAAGGAATTCGGATTTTTACTATGTTCCGGATGTTAAACAAGAACCGAAAGTCCTGTACCGTAATGGTTTGGTGCGAATAAGTGTACCGTCATACCCCTAATGGCCACTAGTCAGCCCCTGTTCACCACATGGCTCTTTCTCACTTTTCAACTAATGCCAATCTGACAACCACTAAGACACTACGAAAATCCTGACAAATCAGCAGGCTTCATTATCTGCATTTGATTCCTTCATCGATGCATTCCTCTGGAAACCCTTCAGGATCAGCTGAGCGTGTTTATCCTCGAGAGTGAACAAGATAGAATGACATTGGAGCTTAATTTAGCTCCCTGTACATGTTGCCCTTGCTTACCCTGGGTACTAAAATATCAACCCTGTGCAAATATCCAGTGCCCAATCTCCACCTCTGTCAGAGAGCCGCTAGTCACGCCTCCCTCCAACGCTCACActctcgctcagcctctccctccgaCTAATCACGTACACCTGTCCTCCACTTACCCgtcccctttataaggccccTCTTCCCCTTCACTCACGGTCCGATTGACCGTGTACGGCTATAGATCATCCGGACTACCGCCTGTGTTTCCCATGCTCCACGCTACACTTCAGGTGAAGCTTGATTCAGTTAAGTTTGTCATTTCCTGCAGTTTCGTGTTCCTGAATCTAAGCAGAAGAATCTAATGCTAGAGCAAATATGAGATTTTTCTCGCATTCATGGTGCTAATGATTAGAGGCATTATGGAAAGCAGAACGAATGCTGAATTTGGATTTTTTGTTTCTAGCACGATTACATCAGGAACTTCTTTATTAGCGATAAATAAGGGTCGTACTCACAGATTCTTGATGAATTATAGACTGGAAACAGTGGTATGTTCCACGATAAAGGGGCTTGTCCACACTTTGAACCTGAAGTCTCACCTGAAAGTCAGATTTGCACAGTTATAACCAGCAAATGTCAGGttcgtaacacacacacacacacacacacacacatacacgcacatatGCACAACACACTGCTGAAGTGTACAAAAGCGTGCGGCGAATGCGCGACATTTAACTGAATCTTTGACTCAAAGACAAACGCAACAATTAAACACAGCATGAAATTTAACAGTCTGAACTGTAGAGGCTACAACTTAAAGAAATAAGGATTGGAGTGCTATGGCGTAGCTGAGGGATGCTGTAAATAAGAATGAAATCAATGGGAAAACCGAAAGAGCGCGCCATGTTCGAATGGAAAGGAAGAAATTCACCTTGACTGTACTTACTAGGTTACCCATCCGTGCAGGGGTTGTAAATCCCTCACCCTCATCTACAACAAAGTGACACTTATGGCATGAAAGACAGCCCCTGTAGCAGGGTTCACAATGAACACaggagaacaaaagaaaaaaaaaaaaaaaaaaaaaaggcaggacaGCGGCTATGATACACATCGTATCTCAAACCTCTGAACCCACTCTTTGTGGTGGTGGTTTTAAATCTACAACAAATGAATGTCAATAGATTTATCTATAAAATATCCTGACTTAAGACCTTTATCTTTcaatatttgttatattattatgaaataatCTTCCCAGCATACAGGACTGAATCACAAAACAGATAAGAGGATAGAAGTATATGTATAAGAAAAATAAGTTCTTAATATCCTGCCCTTTTTCATACAGAAATGcactaaatgtgaaattcattgtattaattatatacatacatacatacatacatatatacacaaggtggtatcaaaaagtttctaaACTAGTTTTGTGACACACCAAAAgtctgcatgcacagtcacaggaagcaccgaccttcGTTAGTCAGTGCGCCAAAAGACAATATCCTGTGTTCATCGGAAGCTGTGCaactattctgaccacgtgcgttaccacgtctgctatccGGAACAGATGCGTACCCTGTtaccgagctctcctcacacgtgagtttcttgCTAACTTCCGCaaccaccctactcgccagatttggctccttcAGACTTCGCCCCGCTTGAGATCCAGCTCAAaagtcgccgttttgacaccactgcGGACATCCAATAGCAGAAGCATACGCTTCAAAAAGGAGAcgtccaggacacattccagaagtggcagaaacAATAGGaacgctgtattgctgtgcaagaggaCTATTTTAAAGATGATAGTGTGTAGTCTTGTAAACAGAACAAgactcgaaactttttgataataccttgtgtgtgtatatatatatataataaaaaaatgtatcgtTCGATTGACATGGTCCCTGCAAAATGTCCATTTCTTTGTGTGAAAAAAGGTTGTGCTTCGAGAGCATTTGCAACATGAAATCTACTCTGTGGCTGGAACAGTAACACGAAAAGAGCTCAGCTTCACGTGTGCATTTCACAAGTGCATGCTTGCATGGGACATGCTAACCCACAATcgaaaccttttttattttttattttaaagaagtcCCTAAGGAAAAAAGTTGTCCTAGTTTCAAAACACAGTCCCGAACATATCCTGTTTTCAAATTATACAGTCGATTTGTTCACTCCACTGTGATCAATAATATCAATATTGttatattaacaatataaagtgtgcaaactgaaaaaaaaaagaaagttaaacCCACCTTAACGGTATCAAACGGATGTCCGACCAACACACCAGCAGCACCTGGAACAAACAAAGACTTCTACAGTGAGCAAACAGAAACATTGTG comes from the Silurus meridionalis isolate SWU-2019-XX chromosome 8, ASM1480568v1, whole genome shotgun sequence genome and includes:
- the LOC124390198 gene encoding mitochondrial basic amino acids transporter isoform X3 translates to MGNLVRLQVQSVDKPLYRGTYHCFQSIIHQESLFGLYKGIGSPMMGLTFINAIVFGVQGNAMRMLGKDTPLNQFLAGAAAGAIQCVICCPMELAKTRMQMQGTGEKKSLRKVYKNSLDCLVRIYKKEGLRGINRGMLTTVIRETPGFGVYFLSYDVLTRSLGCEADDLYIIPKLLFAGGMSGIASWLSTYPVDVIKSRLQADGLGGVYKYNGIMDCVHQSWQREGWRVFTRGLTSTLLRAFPVNATTFATVTLFLMYMRNDGGVKDCEPEPVQQTQLQTTSL
- the LOC124390198 gene encoding mitochondrial basic amino acids transporter isoform X1; the protein is MALDFAAGCIGGAAGVLVGHPFDTVKVRLQVQSVDKPLYRGTYHCFQSIIHQESLFGLYKGIGSPMMGLTFINAIVFGVQGNAMRMLGKDTPLNQFLAGAAAGAIQCVICCPMELAKTRMQMQGTGEKKSLRKVYKNSLDCLVRIYKKEGLRGINRGMLTTVIRETPGFGVYFLSYDVLTRSLGCEADDLYIIPKLLFAGGMSGIASWLSTYPVDVIKSRLQADGLGGVYKYNGIMDCVHQSWQREGWRVFTRGLTSTLLRAFPVNATTFATVTLFLMYMRNDGGVKDCEPEPVQQTQLQTTSL
- the LOC124390198 gene encoding mitochondrial basic amino acids transporter isoform X2, whose translation is MCIIAAVLPFFFFFFFLLFSCVHCEPCYRGCLSCHKCHFVVDEGEGFTTPARMGNLVSTVKVRLQVQSVDKPLYRGTYHCFQSIIHQESLFGLYKGIGSPMMGLTFINAIVFGVQGNAMRMLGKDTPLNQFLAGAAAGAIQCVICCPMELAKTRMQMQGTGEKKSLRKVYKNSLDCLVRIYKKEGLRGINRGMLTTVIRETPGFGVYFLSYDVLTRSLGCEADDLYIIPKLLFAGGMSGIASWLSTYPVDVIKSRLQADGLGGVYKYNGIMDCVHQSWQREGWRVFTRGLTSTLLRAFPVNATTFATVTLFLMYMRNDGGVKDCEPEPVQQTQLQTTSL